CGGTTGAACATCGTCGGGGATCATTGAGGGGTGCATTCCGCCCATAAATACAGTTTTTCCCAGAGACAGGAATTTATCGCCGAGTTCGTAAGCCTTAGCCGCCTGCGGAGTAAAAAAACTTATTGCGATAATATCGCTGTCGTCGTTAAAATTTATCTCTTCGACGTTTTGGTCTTGGATATGATACTGAATGTCGGACTGAGAGTCGCATAGCTTTGCCAAAATCGGGATAGCCATTGACGGCGGCATAGTGTATGCCCAAGTAGCCGCTATGGCGGGAAACTCTGCAAGTTCGGGTCTTGCCTCTAAGAATTTGTAAAATTTCGGATATATGAATTTTATTTTTATCATAGTTATTAAATCCGTATTCCCCTTTCGGCGTAAAATTTCCGTGCATAAAATACGTTATTGCACAAGGCGTTTGTGATTTTTTATTAAAAATACAACGTTTTTGTGATTTTTCTTCATAAAAAAAGAACAAACATTATCATCTGCAAGGTTTTTTCACATACTATTCAATAGTTAATCCGTAAATACAGTCGTCATAAAGAAAGTTTAACAGTTTCTCGTCGTTGCCCGAATTGTAATAATCTGTTAAATGCTTATTGAAAGCAGGAATGCTCACTTCTTTAATCTTAAAAATACCCGCTCCGTTCATTATCAGAATTTTATTTGCGGCAAGAGTAGCAGTTCGTTTGTTCCCGTCCCAAAACAATTGGCTTCTTGTTATATATGCAAACATTTTTAATGCTTTTTCGGTATGAGAAACTTCTGCCCTTAATATTTTGCCGATTTCTTCTGCCACTTTCTCCTCAGTCGGAATTGCGGGAATATAATCTGTCCCCGAAATACCGACGTTTCCTTTTCTTAAAGTTCCCCATTCAAGCGACTCATTTCTGCTTATATGCTCATTTATTTTACAGATATACTCCGGCACAAGTTCGTCTTGTGCTGTTTTCATTACAAATCGCCAAGCGTCTCTCAGGTTTAAAATTGTAGTAATATCATCAAGGGTAATGCTCGGAATATTAACTCCGTCTAAAATTGTCTGAGTTTCAGGAAAAGTAGTGTTTAGTCCCTCAAGTTTCGCACTGCAATATATATTTTCGACTAATTGTTTTTTAGCCAAAAAAATGTTTTGTTCTATTGTTAGCTTATATTTATCTTTCATTTTCTCTCCTTCTGCCGCTATTTATCCGATAAAATAATATTTGGGCGACGCTTGCCTCTCATTTTTCTCGTTTTTCTGCGAAAATGCGTTATTTCTTCATAAAAAAAAGAAC
The sequence above is a segment of the Chitinivibrionia bacterium genome. Coding sequences within it:
- a CDS encoding Fic family protein, producing the protein MKDKYKLTIEQNIFLAKKQLVENIYCSAKLEGLNTTFPETQTILDGVNIPSITLDDITTILNLRDAWRFVMKTAQDELVPEYICKINEHISRNESLEWGTLRKGNVGISGTDYIPAIPTEEKVAEEIGKILRAEVSHTEKALKMFAYITRSQLFWDGNKRTATLAANKILIMNGAGIFKIKEVSIPAFNKHLTDYYNSGNDEKLLNFLYDDCIYGLTIE